From a region of the Tenggerimyces flavus genome:
- a CDS encoding RHS repeat-associated core domain-containing protein, translating into MGVRLYAAALGRFLQTDPVPGGNANPYTYPLDPVNEFDLDGKKKCRKWHCRLGRWAWKNKWDIALTAAGFIPGLGALAWGYRAYRLYRLVRTAHRMGKVRATFRSTRATSWLAGRMWVGRGAYRDTAKNGARWLRSHKHHRSWRSARKKGKHGYSSNFDYRTPGHHKYWSAHVNHRKYRRWARWW; encoded by the coding sequence ATGGGCGTCCGCCTCTATGCAGCTGCGCTCGGCCGATTCCTCCAGACCGACCCCGTCCCGGGAGGGAACGCCAACCCCTACACCTACCCCCTAGATCCAGTCAACGAATTCGACCTCGATGGCAAGAAGAAGTGCAGGAAGTGGCACTGCCGCCTCGGGCGCTGGGCATGGAAGAACAAGTGGGACATTGCCCTCACGGCCGCTGGATTCATTCCCGGTCTCGGCGCCTTGGCCTGGGGATACCGAGCATATCGCCTTTATCGACTCGTTCGGACGGCGCACAGAATGGGTAAGGTTAGAGCTACATTCCGTTCGACACGTGCAACGTCCTGGCTGGCAGGACGGATGTGGGTCGGCCGTGGAGCCTATCGCGATACCGCAAAGAACGGCGCAAGGTGGCTGAGAAGTCACAAGCATCACAGGTCGTGGCGCTCGGCAAGAAAGAAGGGAAAACACGGTTACTCATCGAACTTTGACTACCGCACGCCTGGGCATCACAAGTATTGGTCCGCCCATGTCAACCACCGCAAGTATCGGCGCTGGGCACGTTGGTGGTAG